In the genome of bacterium, the window TAGAACTCTTGGATCGTATCGTAAAAACAAACGCGAAAGCCGTCCCGCTGCAGACCGTGTAAATCCTTCTCCGTCAACCGGGCCGCTTCATCGAGCAGATCGCGATCCAGCGTGGTGTAATCCCACCAGTCCGGCGCCACCCGTGATTTATTTCGCATGGCATTCCTCCCTTTGGTTCGATCGTGAGCGCGTAAAAGTAAAGTAGAAACATTGCCTGTCAAAGACAAGAAAAAAAAGGCGCGCCGCCGGACCGTGCCCCTTGAAAAAGCGCTTGACTTTCGTTTGTAAAAAGGGTATATTTAAGACAAAGATGTCTTAATTAGCAAGAGCCCTGCATGATTTTATCAAAATCCAGCCACTATGCCCTTCGGGCGGCGCTCTATATCGCCCAACATCCGGAATCTGGATATGTTTCGATCAAGGAGATCACCAGACAGCTGGATCTCTCCTTCCACTTTACCACCAAGTTGTTGCAGCGGCTGACACAGGCCGGCCTGCTCCTCTCCTGCCAGGGGCCCAAGGGCGGCGTTCGATTGACCCGGCCGCCCAAAACCATCAATCTGCGTCAGATCGTCGAGGCCATCGAGGGGCCGGAGCTGTTCACCGGCTGCCTGCTGGGATTGAACCGGTGCAGCGACGATCACCCCTGTCCAGTGCATCGCTCCTGGACCGGCGTGCGGCAGCGGGTGACCAACCTGTTTGAAAAGACGACGCTGGCCCAACTGGTCGGACCCTCGCACAAAAACAAATTGCGGCTGACGAATCGAGAGTAACTAGAAAGAAAACCCATAAAATGGAGTCCTCTATGAGTGAGCTGATCGACAACACCCGAAAAAACCGTGAAATCCTCAAGCATATGATCCTGCAGCTGCATGAAGGCCGGGCGCCCGAAGCAGTGAAAAAGCAGTTGGCCGATCTGCTCGGCCGTGTGCCCTACGACGATGTGGTCCAGGTGGAGCAGGAGCTGATCTCCGAAGGCCTTCCCCAGGAGGAGGTTCTCAAACTCTGCGATCTCCACTCCGCAGTGTTGAAAGGGCAGATCGATCATCAGGGAGCACGGCAGGCGGAAGAGGGCCATCCGGTGCACACGTTCATCCAGGAAAACCGCAGCCTGCAGCAGGAATGCGCCGCTTTGGCAAGCGCTGTGAAACAACTGGATCAAGCCGCAGAGAGCGATCCAGCCACAGAATCGCTCCATGTTCTGCAGACCCATTTCAACCAACTCCAGGAGGTGGATAAGCACTATCGGCGTAAAGAATATCTCCTGTTCCCTTTTCTGGAAAAGCACGGTATTACCGGTCCTCCGGCTGTGATGTGGGGCAAACACGACGAAGCGCGCCGCTTGCTCAAAGCCGGACAGGAGGCGTTTCAGCAGGCCGCCGGACTCACGGCCGGCGAAGTGAAAACCCTGTGGCAGCTGGTGCTCAAACCCGCAACCGACGCTATCGAGGAGATGATCTACAAAGAAGAACAGATCCTCTTCCCCATGTGTCTGGACACGCTGACCCTGGAAGAGTGGCAGGAGATCTTTCAACAGAGCGCAGAGATCGGCTTTTGTTTATACGATCCGCCGATGAGCTGGCAGGCGCATCCGGCTCGTATGGTCTCAGAGCAGACCACCGCTGCGGACGGCCGCATCACTTTACCCAGCGGCTCCTTTACCGTGGAGGAGCTGACCGCTCTGCTCAACACCCTGCCGGTGGACATGACCTTTGTGGATGCACAGGACACGGTGCGTTGGTTTTCCCAAGGCCAAGAGCGCGTCTTTGACCGCAACCGTTCCATTCTCGGCCGCAAAGTGCAGATGTGCCATCCGCCCTCCAGCGTGCACGTGGTTGAAAAAATACTGGCAGACTTTCGCTCCGGTAAAGAGAGCCGGGCGCCGTTCTGGATTACCATGAAGGGCAAGTTCATCCACATCGAATATTTTGCCCTGCGCGATCCCTCCGGACGCTATCTCGGCACCCTGGAAGTCACCCAGGATCTGAGCGAAAAGAGAGCGCTGCAGGGTGAACAGCGATTGCTCTCCTATGGAAAGGAGTGAGCGATGAACGAACCATTGATGATCACGCCGGAAACCAAGTTGGGTGAGCTGCTGGAGCGCTATCCGCATCTGGAGCAGACATTGCTGGATCACTCACCGGTCTTTGCCAAGTTGAAAAATCCGCTGTTGCGCCGGACCGTGGCCAAGGTGGCGACGGTGCAACAGGTGGCGCAGGTGGGCGGGATTCCGCTGGCGCAGCTGATCAATCAGCTGCGCACGGCTGTGGGACAAGGCCAAGGCGAATTTAGCGAGAGCCAAAGCGACGCCCGCCCCGACTGGCTGCATTCCCATGCGGTCACCGCTTCTCTGGATGCGCGGCCGATGCTGGAAGCCGGGGAGCATCCTTTGGGCCGGGTGCTCAACGCGTTGAAAGATTTTCCCACGGACGCTGTGTTTGAACTGGTCACCCCTTTTTCCCCCGCCCCGCTGCTGGAGCAGGTGCGGCAGAAAGGGTATCTGGTTTTCAGCGAAACCGTGGAGCCGGAACTGATCAAGAGCTATTTTTTCAAACCGCCGCAGCCATAAGCCATCATAGTTGGCAGGAATTAATCCCACCTACAGGCAGGGCAGCCCGTGAGCCCTGCCTGTTTTTTATGTATTGAAATCCACGCTCAATGTATTTATATTGCAGCGATACCAACGACAAGCGTAACCAGTGCAGCGGCGGATGGGAATGGAGAGGGGGTTGCATCTGGTTAACGCTTGGGTTGGCAAGCTGTAAAAACCACCAAGTGCACGAAGATTTTACAAAACGAATCTTCTGATCCCTTGCTTCAAAAGCTCGACATTGAAGTTTATCAACAAGCCGACTGACACCTTGGCCAATTTCATATAGGTTACTATTTGTCCTTCATGAATTGGCAATAATTTATCTACTGATTTTATCTCAAGAATTAACCTGTTCTCAACAAACAAATCCAGCCGGTATCCGCAATCCAA includes:
- a CDS encoding DUF1858 domain-containing protein → MNEPLMITPETKLGELLERYPHLEQTLLDHSPVFAKLKNPLLRRTVAKVATVQQVAQVGGIPLAQLINQLRTAVGQGQGEFSESQSDARPDWLHSHAVTASLDARPMLEAGEHPLGRVLNALKDFPTDAVFELVTPFSPAPLLEQVRQKGYLVFSETVEPELIKSYFFKPPQP
- a CDS encoding DUF438 domain-containing protein, translating into MSELIDNTRKNREILKHMILQLHEGRAPEAVKKQLADLLGRVPYDDVVQVEQELISEGLPQEEVLKLCDLHSAVLKGQIDHQGARQAEEGHPVHTFIQENRSLQQECAALASAVKQLDQAAESDPATESLHVLQTHFNQLQEVDKHYRRKEYLLFPFLEKHGITGPPAVMWGKHDEARRLLKAGQEAFQQAAGLTAGEVKTLWQLVLKPATDAIEEMIYKEEQILFPMCLDTLTLEEWQEIFQQSAEIGFCLYDPPMSWQAHPARMVSEQTTAADGRITLPSGSFTVEELTALLNTLPVDMTFVDAQDTVRWFSQGQERVFDRNRSILGRKVQMCHPPSSVHVVEKILADFRSGKESRAPFWITMKGKFIHIEYFALRDPSGRYLGTLEVTQDLSEKRALQGEQRLLSYGKE
- a CDS encoding GxxExxY protein, which encodes LDCGYRLDLFVENRLILEIKSVDKLLPIHEGQIVTYMKLAKVSVGLLINFNVELLKQGIRRFVL
- a CDS encoding Rrf2 family transcriptional regulator; translation: MILSKSSHYALRAALYIAQHPESGYVSIKEITRQLDLSFHFTTKLLQRLTQAGLLLSCQGPKGGVRLTRPPKTINLRQIVEAIEGPELFTGCLLGLNRCSDDHPCPVHRSWTGVRQRVTNLFEKTTLAQLVGPSHKNKLRLTNRE